One Bacillus sp. 1780r2a1 DNA segment encodes these proteins:
- the dnaA gene encoding chromosomal replication initiator protein DnaA — protein MENIHDLWNGALAEIEKKLSKPSFETWLKSTKAHALQGDTLIITAPNDFARDWLESRYSNLIAETLYDLTGEELDVKFIIPLNQSEEEFDLTPPKKNVSKEDGHEFPQSMLNSKYTFDTFVIGSGNRFAHAASLAVAEAPAKAYNPLFIYGGVGLGKTHLMHAIGHYVLDHNPDAKVVYLSSEKFTNEFINSIRDNKAVEFRNKYRNVDVLLIDDIQFLAGKEQTQEEFFHTFNTLHEESKQIVISSDRPPKEIPTLEDRLRSRFEWGLITDITPPDLETRIAILRKKAKADGLVIPNEVMLYIANQIDSNIRELEGALIRVVAYSSLINKDINADLAAEALKDIIPSSKPKVITIQDIQQIVGQQFNVKLEDFKAKKRTKSVAFPRQIAMYLSRELTDFSLPKIGEEFGGRDHTTVIHAHEKISKLVQTDSQLQKHIKEISESLKI, from the coding sequence TTGGAAAATATTCATGATTTATGGAACGGAGCATTGGCTGAAATTGAAAAGAAGTTGAGTAAACCTAGTTTTGAAACATGGTTAAAATCAACAAAAGCTCATGCTTTACAAGGTGATACACTTATTATCACAGCACCCAATGACTTTGCCAGAGATTGGCTAGAGTCTAGATATTCTAACTTAATTGCTGAAACATTGTACGATTTGACTGGGGAAGAACTCGATGTAAAATTTATTATCCCGTTAAATCAATCTGAAGAAGAGTTTGATTTAACTCCTCCTAAAAAGAATGTAAGCAAGGAAGATGGACACGAATTCCCACAAAGTATGCTTAATTCCAAATATACGTTTGATACTTTTGTTATTGGTTCTGGTAACCGCTTTGCTCATGCTGCTTCTTTAGCAGTTGCAGAAGCACCAGCTAAAGCTTACAATCCACTTTTTATCTATGGAGGAGTAGGGCTTGGGAAAACCCACCTCATGCACGCAATCGGTCACTATGTGCTTGATCATAATCCTGATGCTAAAGTTGTATACCTATCTTCTGAGAAATTCACGAATGAATTTATTAACTCAATTCGTGACAACAAAGCAGTGGAGTTTCGTAATAAATATAGAAATGTCGACGTTTTACTTATAGATGATATTCAATTTTTAGCTGGTAAAGAACAAACACAAGAAGAGTTTTTCCATACGTTTAATACGTTACATGAAGAAAGTAAACAAATTGTTATCTCAAGCGATAGACCGCCAAAAGAGATACCAACTTTAGAAGATCGTCTTCGCTCTAGGTTTGAATGGGGTTTAATTACAGACATTACGCCACCAGATCTTGAAACGAGGATTGCTATTTTACGTAAAAAAGCAAAAGCTGACGGCTTAGTAATTCCTAACGAAGTAATGCTTTATATCGCCAATCAGATCGATTCAAATATTCGTGAATTAGAGGGTGCTTTAATCCGTGTAGTAGCATACTCTTCTTTAATTAATAAAGATATTAATGCTGACTTAGCTGCTGAAGCTTTAAAAGATATCATTCCAAGTTCAAAGCCCAAAGTTATCACCATTCAAGATATCCAACAAATAGTCGGACAGCAGTTTAATGTAAAGCTTGAAGACTTTAAAGCAAAAAAACGAACAAAATCTGTTGCTTTTCCAAGGCAGATTGCAATGTACTTATCTCGTGAGCTTACAGACTTCTCGTTACCAAAGATTGGAGAAGAATTTGGAGGACGAGATCACACTACAGTTATTCATGCTCATGAAAAGATTTCAAAGTTGGTTCAAACCGATTCGCAGCTACAAAAACACATTAAAGAAATCAGTGAATCTTTAAAGATCTAA
- the dnaN gene encoding DNA polymerase III subunit beta produces the protein MKFKIQKDYLVQSVQDVMKAVSSRTTIPILTGIKIVTTEEGVTLTGSDSDISIESFIPKEEDGKEIVEIEKTGSVVLPARFFSEIVKKLPKEVVELDVQNLFLTIIRSGKAEFNLNGLDAEEYPHLPQIEENNVFKIPTDLLKNMIRQTVFAVSTSETRPILTGVNWKVEGKALTCIATDSHRLALRKANIQSEHEVSYNVVIPGKSLSEFSKILDDSNELVDIVMTENQVLFKTKHLLFFSRLLDGNYPDTSRLIPADSKTDVVLNVKEFLQSIDRASLLAREGRNNVVKLSTLPDGIVEISSNSPEIGKVIEEVQSESIVGEDLKISFSAKYMLDALKALEGTDIKINFTGAMRPFVIRTLENDSMLQLILPVRTY, from the coding sequence ATGAAATTTAAAATTCAAAAAGACTATTTGGTTCAAAGTGTTCAGGATGTAATGAAGGCTGTTTCATCTCGTACAACGATCCCTATTTTGACAGGAATCAAAATTGTTACAACGGAAGAAGGAGTTACACTTACAGGAAGTGACTCTGATATTTCTATTGAATCATTCATCCCAAAAGAAGAAGATGGAAAAGAGATTGTGGAAATAGAGAAAACGGGAAGTGTTGTCTTACCAGCTCGTTTCTTCAGTGAAATCGTAAAGAAATTACCAAAAGAAGTTGTAGAATTAGATGTTCAAAATTTATTCTTAACAATTATTCGTTCTGGAAAAGCAGAATTTAATTTAAATGGTTTAGATGCTGAAGAGTACCCACATTTACCACAAATTGAAGAAAATAACGTGTTTAAGATTCCTACGGATTTACTTAAAAACATGATTCGACAAACTGTCTTTGCGGTGTCCACCTCAGAAACACGTCCTATCTTGACAGGTGTAAACTGGAAGGTGGAAGGTAAAGCATTAACGTGTATTGCAACAGATAGCCATCGTTTAGCATTGCGTAAAGCAAATATTCAATCTGAACATGAGGTTTCTTACAATGTTGTTATTCCAGGAAAGAGTTTAAGTGAATTCAGTAAAATTTTAGATGATTCTAATGAACTAGTTGATATCGTCATGACTGAAAATCAAGTTTTATTTAAAACAAAGCACCTTTTATTCTTTTCACGTTTACTAGATGGAAACTATCCAGATACCTCTCGCCTTATTCCAGCTGACAGTAAGACAGACGTTGTTTTAAACGTTAAAGAGTTTCTTCAATCCATTGATCGCGCTTCGCTGTTGGCAAGAGAAGGACGTAATAACGTAGTAAAGTTATCAACTTTACCAGATGGGATTGTTGAAATTTCATCAAATTCTCCGGAGATTGGTAAAGTTATTGAAGAAGTTCAAAGTGAATCAATTGTTGGAGAAGATTTAAAGATTTCATTTAGTGCAAAATATATGCTTGATGCATTAAAAGCTCTTGAAGGCACAGATATTAAAATTAACTTTACCGGGGCTATGCGACCATTTGTTATTCGAACATTAGAGAATGACTCAATGTTACAGCTGATTTTACCGGTTAGAACATATTGA
- the yaaA gene encoding S4 domain-containing protein YaaA: MKTEIEISTEYIALGQFLKLADVIQTGGMVKWFLSEHEVYVNGELEERRGRKLYPGDQITIPDMGEFIIIS; this comes from the coding sequence ATGAAAACAGAAATTGAAATTTCAACGGAATATATTGCACTAGGTCAGTTCTTAAAGTTAGCTGATGTTATTCAGACTGGTGGAATGGTGAAATGGTTTTTAAGTGAACATGAAGTGTATGTGAACGGTGAGTTAGAAGAACGCCGCGGTCGAAAGCTATATCCAGGCGATCAAATAACAATCCCAGACATGGGTGAGTTTATTATTATATCTTAA
- the recF gene encoding DNA replication/repair protein RecF: protein MYIKELALTNYRNYEKTTVAFENKVNVILGENAQGKTNIMESIFVLSMAKSHRTSNDKELIKWESEFAKISGVVEKERGPVTLDLIISTKGKKAKYNYIEQQKLSQYIGAMNTVMFAPEDLNLVKGSPQVRRRFIDMEIGQVSPVYMHDLSKYQKVLQQRNQYLKQLQTRKQSDLSLLDVLTSQLTEVAARILKKRFEFLQLLQKWAEPIHFGISRGLENLRIEYKNSIDVSEDADLSKMIEAYHEKFDKIKSREIDRGVTLIGPHRDDLLFYVNEKDVQTFGSQGQQRTTALSLKLAEIELINQEIGEYPILLLDDVLSELDDFRQSHLLNTIQGKVQTFVTTTSIEGIHHETLDKAATFAVEAGVIQKIK from the coding sequence TTGTACATTAAAGAACTTGCGTTAACAAACTATCGTAATTATGAAAAAACAACGGTTGCTTTTGAAAATAAGGTAAATGTCATTCTAGGAGAAAATGCGCAAGGAAAAACAAACATTATGGAATCAATCTTTGTTTTATCAATGGCAAAATCACATCGTACGTCTAACGATAAAGAATTAATAAAATGGGAAAGTGAATTTGCAAAGATTTCTGGTGTTGTAGAAAAAGAGCGTGGACCTGTGACGTTGGATTTAATCATTTCAACAAAAGGGAAAAAAGCAAAATATAATTACATTGAGCAACAAAAGTTAAGTCAATATATCGGGGCCATGAATACAGTTATGTTTGCTCCAGAGGATTTGAACTTAGTAAAGGGGAGTCCTCAAGTACGGAGAAGATTTATTGATATGGAAATTGGCCAAGTTTCCCCTGTATACATGCACGACTTAAGCAAGTATCAAAAAGTTTTACAGCAGAGGAATCAATATTTAAAACAACTGCAGACCCGAAAGCAATCTGATTTATCTTTGCTCGATGTCTTAACTTCTCAGCTTACAGAAGTGGCAGCTCGGATCTTAAAAAAACGATTTGAGTTCTTACAGCTTTTACAAAAATGGGCCGAACCTATCCATTTTGGAATCAGTAGAGGGCTTGAAAACTTACGTATCGAGTATAAAAATTCGATTGATGTATCAGAAGATGCAGATTTGTCGAAAATGATAGAAGCATATCATGAAAAATTTGATAAAATAAAAAGTAGAGAAATTGATAGGGGTGTCACTTTAATTGGCCCTCATCGAGATGACCTACTGTTTTACGTCAATGAAAAGGATGTTCAAACTTTTGGGTCTCAAGGGCAGCAGCGTACGACCGCTTTGTCTTTAAAATTGGCTGAAATTGAGCTGATTAACCAAGAGATTGGTGAGTATCCCATTTTATTGCTGGATGACGTTTTATCAGAGCTGGATGATTTTCGTCAGTCGCATCTGTTAAACACGATACAAGGAAAGGTTCAAACTTTTGTTACAACCACAAGTATTGAAGGAATTCATCATGAAACATTAGACAAAGCTGCTACATTTGCAGTAGAGGCTGGTGTCATACAAAAAATTAAATAG
- the gyrB gene encoding DNA topoisomerase (ATP-hydrolyzing) subunit B, whose protein sequence is MEQKEKQSYDADQIQVLEGLEAVRKRPGMYIGSTSAKGLHHLVWEIVDNSIDEALAGYCDEINVIIEKDNSITVKDNGRGIPVGMHEKMGRPAVEVILTVLHAGGKFGGGGYKVSGGLHGVGASVVNALSTYLEVNVHRDGKVHYQKFERGVPVADLEVTGETDKTGTVIHFQPDGEIFTETLEYDFDTLANRLRELAFLNRGIKITIEDKREENKVREYHYEGGIKSYVEHLNRSKEVVHEEPIYIEGNRDSISVEIAIQYNDSYTSNLYSFANNIHTYEGGTHEAGFKTALTRAINDYARKNNVFKDSDTNLTGEDVREGITAIISIKHPDPQFEGQTKTKLGNSEARTITDSVFAEHFETYLLENPVVAKKIVEKGVMAARARMAAKKARELTRRKSALEISNLPGKLADCSSKDPSISELYIVEGDSAGGSAKQGRSRHFQAILPLRGKIINVEKARLDKILSNNEIRTIITALGTGIGEDFDISKARYHKLVIMTDADVDGAHIRTLLLTFFYRYMRQIIESGYIYIAQPPLYKISQGKRVEYAYNDKQLEEILPTFSEGSKPNLQRYKGLGEMNPEQLWETTMDPDTRTLLQVSLQDAIEADETFEILMGDKVEPRRNFIEENAKYVKNLDI, encoded by the coding sequence ATGGAACAAAAAGAAAAGCAATCATATGATGCTGACCAGATACAAGTGTTGGAAGGGTTAGAAGCAGTACGAAAACGTCCGGGGATGTATATCGGCTCTACGAGTGCTAAAGGTTTACACCACCTGGTATGGGAAATTGTTGATAATAGTATCGATGAAGCGCTAGCTGGTTATTGTGATGAAATCAACGTCATAATTGAGAAAGATAATAGCATCACAGTTAAAGATAATGGGCGTGGAATTCCTGTTGGTATGCATGAAAAAATGGGACGACCTGCTGTTGAAGTTATCTTAACAGTTCTTCACGCTGGAGGTAAATTTGGCGGTGGTGGATATAAGGTTTCCGGTGGCTTACATGGTGTAGGAGCATCTGTTGTAAATGCACTTTCTACTTATTTGGAAGTAAATGTACACCGAGATGGGAAAGTACACTATCAAAAATTTGAGCGTGGAGTTCCTGTAGCAGATTTAGAAGTAACCGGTGAAACTGATAAAACCGGTACAGTTATTCACTTCCAACCAGATGGTGAAATTTTTACCGAAACGTTAGAGTATGATTTTGATACATTAGCTAACCGATTACGTGAATTGGCTTTCTTAAATCGTGGAATTAAAATCACAATTGAAGATAAGCGTGAAGAAAATAAGGTACGTGAATACCACTATGAAGGTGGTATTAAATCATATGTTGAACATTTAAATCGTTCAAAAGAAGTAGTACATGAAGAACCAATCTACATTGAGGGAAATCGTGATAGTATCTCAGTTGAAATTGCTATTCAATACAATGATAGCTACACAAGTAATCTGTACTCTTTTGCAAACAACATCCACACCTATGAAGGTGGTACACATGAAGCAGGGTTTAAAACTGCTTTAACGCGTGCTATTAATGATTATGCGCGTAAGAATAATGTGTTTAAAGATAGTGATACAAATCTTACAGGTGAAGATGTTCGTGAAGGAATTACGGCAATCATTTCAATTAAACATCCGGACCCTCAATTTGAAGGTCAAACAAAAACAAAGCTAGGAAATAGTGAAGCAAGAACAATTACAGACTCTGTGTTTGCAGAACACTTTGAAACATACCTACTAGAAAATCCAGTGGTAGCGAAGAAAATCGTTGAAAAAGGGGTTATGGCTGCACGTGCTCGAATGGCAGCTAAAAAAGCACGAGAATTAACAAGAAGAAAAAGTGCTTTAGAAATCTCAAATCTACCTGGTAAATTGGCAGATTGTTCTTCAAAAGATCCTTCAATTAGTGAATTGTACATTGTAGAGGGTGATTCTGCAGGTGGTTCGGCTAAGCAAGGACGTAGTCGTCATTTCCAAGCGATTTTACCTCTGCGTGGTAAGATTATTAACGTTGAGAAGGCAAGGTTAGATAAAATTTTATCTAATAATGAGATTCGTACAATCATTACAGCATTAGGCACAGGAATTGGAGAAGATTTTGATATCTCTAAGGCACGTTATCATAAACTTGTTATTATGACAGACGCTGATGTTGATGGAGCTCATATCCGTACACTATTGTTAACGTTCTTTTATCGTTATATGAGACAGATTATTGAATCAGGTTACATTTATATCGCACAGCCACCACTATATAAGATTTCACAAGGGAAACGCGTAGAATATGCGTACAACGATAAGCAGTTAGAAGAAATTCTTCCAACGTTTTCAGAAGGATCTAAGCCTAACTTACAACGTTATAAAGGTTTAGGAGAGATGAACCCAGAGCAACTTTGGGAAACAACAATGGATCCAGATACGCGCACGCTTCTACAAGTCAGCTTACAAGATGCAATTGAGGCAGACGAAACATTTGAAATTCTAATGGGGGACAAGGTTGAACCACGTCGTAACTTCATTGAAGAAAATGCAAAATACGTTAAAAATTTAGATATTTAA
- the gyrA gene encoding DNA gyrase subunit A — MSDKPNSQITEVNISQEMRSSFLDYAMSVIVSRALPDVRDGLKPVHRRILYAMNDLGMTSDKPFKKSARIVGEVIGKYHPHGDSAVYETMVRMAQDFSYRNMLVDGHGNFGSIDGDSAAAMRYTEARMSKISMELLRDINKDTIDYQDNYDGSEREPVVLPARFPNLLVNGSAGIAVGMATNIPPHQLGEVIDGVLAISKNQDITIPELMEIIPGPDFPTAGQILGRSGIRKAYETGKGSIIIRAKVEIEEQPNGKQTIIVNELPYQVNKAKLIEKIAELARDKKIEGITDLRDESDRSGMRIVIEVRRDANANVLLNNLYKQTSLQTSFGINMLALVEGQPKVLNLKQCLQYYLDHQVVVIRRRTEFELRKAEARAHILEGLKIALDNLDAVIALIRASQTTDIAREGLMTQFSLSEKQAQAILDMRLQKLTGLEREKIEAEYQSLLALIAELKAILADNEKVLEIIREELMEVKDRFNDGRRTEIIAGGSEVIEDEDLIPRQDIVISLTHNGYIKRLPVSTYKSQKRGGRGIQGMNTNEDDFVEHLLTTSTHDTILFFTNKGKVYKTKGYEIPEYGRTAKGIPIINLLEVDKGEWVNAIIRVDEFVDDWYLFFTTKQGISKRTPLSSFENIRNSGLIALSLREEDELISVKLTDGKRDMVIGTKNGMLIRFNENDVRSMGRTATGVKGITLDSEDEVIGMEILEEESDILIITKNGYGKRTPANEYRIQTRGGKGLRTCNITDKNGDVVALKCVTSGEEIMVITVSGVLIRLSVSGISQMGRNTQGVKVIRLGDSEFVSTVAKVQTSEEDEELDEDSESELDMTSDELPESE, encoded by the coding sequence ATGTCAGATAAACCAAACTCTCAAATTACAGAAGTAAATATTAGCCAAGAAATGCGTTCTTCGTTTTTAGATTATGCAATGAGCGTTATTGTTTCACGTGCACTTCCAGACGTACGTGATGGCTTAAAGCCGGTTCATCGTCGTATTTTGTATGCGATGAATGACTTAGGTATGACTTCGGATAAACCATTTAAAAAATCAGCTCGTATCGTAGGAGAAGTTATAGGTAAGTATCATCCTCATGGTGACTCAGCTGTCTATGAAACAATGGTACGTATGGCACAAGATTTTAGCTATCGTAATATGCTTGTAGATGGTCATGGTAACTTCGGTTCTATCGATGGCGATTCAGCAGCAGCGATGCGTTATACAGAAGCAAGAATGTCCAAAATTTCTATGGAATTATTAAGAGATATCAACAAAGATACTATAGATTATCAAGATAATTATGATGGATCTGAGAGAGAGCCAGTTGTATTACCGGCTAGGTTTCCTAACTTACTTGTAAACGGCTCAGCGGGTATTGCTGTAGGGATGGCAACAAATATTCCTCCTCATCAATTAGGAGAAGTAATTGATGGCGTACTAGCTATTAGTAAAAATCAAGATATTACAATTCCAGAGCTAATGGAAATTATACCTGGACCAGATTTTCCAACTGCCGGTCAAATTTTAGGTAGAAGTGGAATTCGGAAAGCTTATGAAACAGGAAAAGGCTCTATTATTATTCGTGCCAAAGTAGAGATTGAAGAGCAGCCAAATGGAAAGCAGACCATTATTGTTAATGAGCTTCCTTATCAAGTGAATAAAGCTAAACTTATCGAAAAAATTGCAGAACTTGCTAGGGATAAAAAGATTGAGGGTATTACAGATTTACGTGATGAATCTGATCGATCTGGTATGCGTATTGTTATTGAAGTTCGAAGAGATGCAAATGCAAATGTCTTACTAAATAACTTATATAAACAAACGTCTTTACAAACAAGCTTTGGTATTAATATGCTTGCTTTAGTTGAAGGACAGCCAAAGGTTTTAAACTTAAAACAATGTTTACAGTATTATTTAGATCACCAAGTTGTCGTTATTCGTAGACGTACTGAGTTTGAATTAAGAAAAGCAGAAGCGCGTGCACATATTTTAGAAGGCTTAAAAATTGCTTTAGACAACCTGGATGCTGTTATTGCGTTAATTAGAGCTTCTCAAACAACGGATATTGCTAGAGAAGGATTAATGACACAATTCTCATTAAGTGAAAAGCAGGCACAAGCCATCTTAGATATGCGTCTGCAAAAACTTACGGGATTAGAACGTGAGAAGATTGAAGCTGAGTATCAGTCTTTACTAGCACTGATTGCTGAATTAAAAGCAATTCTAGCGGATAACGAAAAAGTGTTGGAAATTATTCGTGAAGAATTAATGGAAGTTAAAGATCGCTTTAATGATGGTCGTCGTACAGAAATTATAGCGGGTGGTTCAGAAGTTATTGAAGATGAAGATCTTATTCCAAGACAAGATATTGTTATTAGTCTAACACATAATGGATATATTAAACGATTGCCTGTATCCACTTATAAGAGTCAAAAGCGTGGTGGGCGTGGTATTCAAGGAATGAATACGAATGAAGATGATTTTGTTGAACATCTTTTAACAACTTCTACACACGATACAATTTTATTCTTTACGAATAAAGGTAAAGTATACAAGACAAAAGGATATGAAATTCCGGAGTATGGAAGAACTGCTAAAGGAATTCCTATTATTAATCTGTTAGAAGTAGATAAAGGTGAATGGGTCAATGCGATTATTCGAGTAGATGAGTTTGTAGATGATTGGTATTTATTCTTTACTACAAAACAAGGTATCTCAAAACGTACCCCATTATCTTCTTTTGAAAACATCCGTAATAGTGGCTTAATTGCATTAAGTTTACGAGAAGAGGATGAGTTAATCTCTGTAAAGCTAACAGATGGCAAAAGAGACATGGTTATTGGTACTAAAAACGGCATGTTAATTCGTTTTAACGAGAACGATGTCCGTTCAATGGGAAGAACTGCGACTGGTGTAAAAGGAATTACTCTTGATTCAGAAGATGAAGTAATTGGGATGGAGATTCTTGAAGAAGAATCAGATATCTTAATTATTACAAAGAATGGATATGGTAAGAGAACACCAGCTAATGAATACCGCATACAGACTCGAGGCGGTAAAGGTTTAAGAACATGTAATATCACAGACAAAAATGGTGATGTAGTCGCGTTGAAGTGTGTAACATCCGGTGAAGAGATTATGGTAATTACAGTCAGCGGTGTGTTAATTCGTCTGTCTGTTTCTGGAATTTCTCAAATGGGCAGAAACACTCAAGGAGTTAAAGTCATCCGTTTAGGAGATAGTGAGTTTGTTTCTACTGTAGCAAAAGTTCAAACATCAGAAGAAGATGAGGAACTTGATGAAGACAGTGAATCGGAATTAGACATGACAAGTGATGAATTACCTGAAAGTGAATAA